One genomic region from Glaciimonas sp. PAMC28666 encodes:
- a CDS encoding transporter substrate-binding domain-containing protein — translation MKKRSVVSASLLALCLLTLSSFSTADTLENIHQRKKILIAVDIGAPPYGMLDGKARQSGSDIETAQLLAKDLGVELEVVPVSGPNRVPFLLTKKADLVIASFSITDARKKVIDFSNPYGVIQVVVGGPVKQKIGAFTDLIGKTVAVTRGTTSDMELTLGVKEISGVNIVRYEDDATTNTAVSTGQQDYIAAAMSVIPAVKKANPSRDVETKFIMKTFPLGIGIRKNDPELRAYLDKWVQINLKNGKLNDIYKKYFGVSLPADMLN, via the coding sequence ACTCTTTCGTCATTTTCTACAGCCGATACGCTAGAAAATATTCATCAGCGCAAGAAAATCCTGATTGCCGTCGATATCGGCGCGCCGCCCTACGGGATGCTGGACGGCAAAGCCAGGCAAAGCGGTTCCGACATTGAAACCGCCCAGCTTCTCGCCAAAGATCTCGGGGTAGAACTTGAAGTTGTCCCGGTCTCCGGACCTAACCGTGTTCCTTTTCTTCTGACCAAAAAAGCCGACTTGGTGATCGCCTCTTTTTCCATCACCGATGCGCGTAAGAAGGTCATTGATTTTTCTAATCCGTACGGCGTAATTCAAGTTGTGGTTGGCGGCCCGGTCAAACAAAAAATTGGCGCGTTCACTGACCTGATCGGGAAAACTGTGGCTGTCACCCGAGGAACCACCAGCGACATGGAGCTAACTCTTGGCGTGAAAGAAATCTCTGGCGTGAACATTGTCCGTTATGAAGATGACGCGACCACCAACACTGCGGTGTCGACCGGACAGCAAGACTATATCGCCGCAGCGATGAGTGTGATTCCGGCAGTCAAAAAAGCCAATCCGTCGCGCGATGTCGAAACGAAATTTATCATGAAGACTTTCCCACTCGGTATCGGTATCCGAAAGAACGATCCTGAATTGAGAGCGTATCTGGATAAATGGGTCCAGATCAATCTTAAAAACGGCAAGCTGAACGACATTTACAAAAAATATTTTGGCGTCTCGCTTCCTGCCGACATGCTTAACTAA
- a CDS encoding UxaA family hydrolase codes for MPDIKNLISPAAATSAAAPANAAHAVRLHAEDDVVIARSQLVGGTVLAGEDVRVSGLIPSGHKVAVRQIEQGQAVRRYGQIIGFASRTILPGEHVHTHNLVMGEFVRDYAFCVDAKPTVLKETPATFDGIVRANGRVATRNYIGILTSVNCSATVARAIADRFRRDIFPEALRAFPNVDGVVALTHGAGCAVDPEGEGLAMLQRTLGGYANHPNFAGVLVIGLGCETNQISRIMETQGLVEADFLKTFNIQETGGTAKTIAHGVDLINQMLAEANRVHRQPVPASHLVVGLQCGGSDGYSGISANPSLGAAVDLLVQNGGTAILSETPEIYGAEHLLTRRAVSREIGEKLVSRIHWWEEYCARNNAAMNNNPSAGNKAGGLTTVLEKSLGGIAKGGNTNLVEVYEYAEPVKARGLVFMDTPGYDPISATGQVAGGANLICFTTGRGSAYGCAPTPSLKIATNNALWKRQQEDMDLNCGTILTGESTIEEKGRELFQLMLDTASGKRSCSETHGYGQNEFVPWQIGAIT; via the coding sequence ATGCCTGATATAAAAAATTTGATAAGCCCTGCTGCTGCAACGTCGGCTGCAGCACCAGCGAATGCAGCCCATGCGGTGAGACTGCACGCGGAAGATGACGTTGTAATCGCACGCAGCCAGCTGGTGGGTGGCACGGTCCTGGCCGGCGAAGATGTTCGCGTCTCCGGCTTGATACCCTCTGGCCATAAAGTAGCGGTTCGGCAGATTGAACAAGGCCAGGCAGTCAGACGTTACGGGCAAATTATCGGCTTTGCCAGCCGTACGATTCTGCCCGGCGAGCATGTGCATACCCATAATCTGGTCATGGGTGAATTTGTCCGTGATTATGCATTCTGCGTCGATGCAAAACCCACTGTGTTGAAAGAGACACCGGCGACGTTTGACGGCATCGTTCGCGCCAACGGTCGGGTTGCCACCCGCAACTATATTGGGATACTGACGTCCGTTAATTGCTCCGCCACTGTGGCAAGGGCGATCGCGGATCGCTTTCGCAGGGATATTTTTCCAGAAGCGTTGCGCGCATTTCCGAATGTCGATGGCGTGGTGGCGCTGACCCACGGTGCTGGTTGCGCCGTTGACCCGGAGGGCGAAGGACTGGCCATGCTCCAGCGCACTTTGGGCGGCTATGCAAACCATCCAAATTTTGCCGGCGTGTTAGTCATCGGCCTTGGCTGCGAAACTAACCAGATCTCCAGAATCATGGAAACCCAAGGTCTGGTCGAAGCCGATTTTCTTAAAACGTTCAATATTCAGGAAACCGGCGGAACCGCCAAAACCATTGCGCATGGTGTCGACCTCATCAATCAGATGCTGGCTGAAGCCAACCGGGTTCACCGCCAACCGGTGCCCGCAAGCCATCTGGTGGTCGGTTTGCAATGCGGCGGCTCGGATGGCTATTCGGGCATCTCGGCCAATCCATCCCTGGGCGCTGCCGTCGATCTGCTGGTCCAGAACGGCGGGACCGCAATCCTGTCCGAAACACCAGAAATCTATGGAGCTGAACATCTGTTGACACGCCGTGCCGTCAGTCGCGAGATTGGTGAAAAGCTGGTCAGCCGGATTCACTGGTGGGAAGAATACTGTGCCAGGAACAACGCTGCGATGAACAACAATCCCTCGGCTGGAAACAAGGCAGGTGGACTAACCACGGTGCTGGAAAAATCTCTGGGCGGGATTGCCAAAGGCGGCAATACCAATCTGGTCGAGGTCTACGAATACGCTGAACCGGTGAAGGCCCGCGGCCTGGTTTTTATGGACACTCCGGGTTATGACCCGATATCCGCTACCGGTCAGGTAGCCGGCGGGGCAAATCTCATCTGCTTCACCACGGGACGCGGCTCCGCTTACGGTTGCGCACCTACCCCATCCCTGAAAATTGCGACCAACAATGCGCTCTGGAAGCGCCAGCAAGAAGACATGGATCTGAACTGCGGCACCATTCTTACCGGTGAATCCACCATCGAAGAAAAAGGCAGAGAGCTGTTTCAGCTGATGCTCGACACTGCCTCCGGCAAACGTAGCTGCAGCGAGACACACGGATATGGACAAAACGAATTTGTGCCATGGCAAATTGGCGCGATCACCTGA
- a CDS encoding dihydrodipicolinate synthase family protein has product MTNDNHKSAYRGVFPVAPTIFDEQGNLDLDGQRRCLDFMIDAGSDGICILANFSEQFVLSDDERTVLINTALEHVAGRVPVIVTTSHFSSRICAERSRSAQDAGAAMVMIMPPYHGATFRVAERGIEAFFKVVSDAIDIPIMIQDAPVSGTTLSAPFLAKMAKEIDNVSYFKIEVPQAAAKLRELIELGGSAILGPWDGEEAITLMADLDAGATGAMTGGGFPDGIRKIIDAYQAGHHEQAAEHYQQWLPLINFENRQGGLATCKTLMREGGIISCDAVRHPLQPMHPATRAGLMQIARRLDPLVLRWA; this is encoded by the coding sequence ATGACTAACGATAATCACAAATCTGCCTACCGCGGCGTATTTCCAGTCGCGCCGACCATTTTTGACGAACAGGGCAATCTGGATCTGGACGGGCAGCGCCGCTGTCTCGATTTCATGATCGACGCCGGTTCCGACGGCATTTGCATTCTCGCCAATTTTTCAGAGCAGTTTGTGCTCAGCGATGACGAACGCACGGTTTTGATCAACACCGCGCTGGAACACGTTGCCGGGCGCGTGCCTGTCATTGTCACAACCAGCCACTTCAGCTCGCGTATTTGCGCTGAGCGCAGCCGCAGTGCGCAGGATGCCGGTGCAGCAATGGTGATGATCATGCCGCCATATCATGGCGCCACATTCCGCGTCGCCGAGCGCGGCATCGAAGCCTTTTTCAAGGTTGTCTCGGACGCCATCGATATTCCGATCATGATTCAGGATGCGCCGGTCAGCGGGACTACATTGTCTGCGCCATTTCTGGCAAAAATGGCCAAGGAAATCGACAACGTTTCTTACTTCAAAATCGAAGTACCGCAAGCGGCGGCAAAGCTGCGCGAACTGATCGAACTTGGCGGCAGTGCCATTCTGGGGCCGTGGGATGGTGAAGAAGCCATCACGCTGATGGCTGATCTGGATGCTGGCGCGACAGGCGCAATGACCGGAGGCGGTTTCCCGGACGGGATTCGTAAAATTATTGACGCTTATCAAGCAGGTCATCACGAGCAAGCTGCAGAACATTACCAACAATGGTTGCCGCTGATTAATTTTGAAAATCGACAAGGCGGCCTGGCGACTTGCAAAACCCTCATGAGAGAAGGCGGAATTATTTCATGCGACGCAGTACGCCATCCTCTTCAACCTATGCATCCGGCAACCCGTGCCGGGCTGATGCAGATCGCGCGCCGTCTTGACCCGCTAGTCTTGCGTTGGGCTTGA